One region of uncultured Methanolobus sp. genomic DNA includes:
- a CDS encoding YcdB/YcdC domain-containing protein, translated as MSDSPHDKYKLIFDESLSCGTIHTHIPDMIRKFGTDFQCNPFQIYPLDVVEIQNGAIWQVSVETTNGRHVIVGIDASNEDLLYIYDGSKKVKGNMNISNEEALKIAENYIQSKLTSDKLNEIELENIKYKEAAADDLPRIYKISYARIISGIPSLSDGIQVRVNAEIGEVTSYRIRWSMNEKDIITYDTEPSVIFPVR; from the coding sequence ATGAGTGATTCGCCACATGATAAATACAAGCTGATATTTGATGAATCCCTGTCATGTGGCACTATCCATACTCATATCCCGGATATGATTCGTAAATTTGGGACAGATTTTCAATGTAATCCCTTTCAAATTTACCCACTCGATGTTGTGGAGATTCAAAATGGTGCCATTTGGCAGGTAAGTGTGGAAACTACTAATGGAAGACATGTTATCGTGGGTATAGATGCATCTAATGAAGATTTGCTGTATATATATGATGGATCTAAAAAGGTAAAAGGAAACATGAATATAAGTAATGAAGAAGCTCTGAAAATAGCAGAAAACTATATTCAATCCAAATTAACTTCTGACAAACTGAATGAGATCGAACTTGAAAATATCAAGTACAAAGAAGCGGCTGCAGATGACTTGCCAAGAATATACAAAATATCTTATGCAAGAATCATTAGTGGAATACCTTCACTTTCCGATGGAATACAGGTTAGGGTTAATGCCGAAATAGGTGAAGTTACAAGTTATCGTATACGATGGTCCATGAATGAAAAAGACATAATCACATATGATACTGAACCAAGTGTTATATTTCCAGTCCGTTAA
- a CDS encoding NAD(P)H-dependent oxidoreductase, which yields MKISVILGHPYEKSFNHAVAGTAVETLYASGHEVFFHDLHKEGFDPILQGEELVTDCPEDSLVRSHCSEITEADGIIIVHPNWWGQPPAILKGWVDRVLRESVAYRFAENDDGSGLPIGLLKARTAIVFNTSNTPEERENTVFGDPLERIWKDCIFDFCGVIDFHRRIFRTIAGSSENERDEWLDEVRKVVSSNFPQGDA from the coding sequence ATGAAAATTTCAGTAATACTCGGACATCCATATGAAAAAAGTTTCAACCACGCGGTTGCGGGAACGGCTGTTGAAACATTGTATGCCAGTGGACATGAGGTTTTTTTCCATGACCTGCACAAGGAAGGTTTTGATCCGATTCTTCAGGGAGAAGAACTGGTTACTGATTGTCCGGAAGATTCCCTTGTCAGGAGCCACTGCTCTGAAATTACAGAGGCTGATGGTATAATCATTGTTCATCCTAACTGGTGGGGCCAGCCTCCTGCAATACTTAAGGGATGGGTTGACCGTGTACTTCGGGAAAGTGTAGCTTACAGGTTTGCAGAAAATGATGATGGTTCGGGACTACCTATAGGATTGCTAAAAGCAAGGACTGCAATAGTGTTCAATACTTCTAACACACCAGAAGAAAGGGAAAACACAGTTTTTGGTGATCCGCTGGAGAGAATATGGAAAGACTGCATTTTTGATTTTTGCGGGGTTATTGATTTCCACCGCAGGATATTCAGAACAATCGCTGGCAGTTCTGAAAATGAACGGGATGAATGGCTTGATGAAGTGAGGAAAGTGGTTAGTTCCAATTTCCCACAAGGCGATGCTTAA
- a CDS encoding pyridoxamine 5'-phosphate oxidase family protein, which yields MRRAEKMIADDEIIMTILNETIVCRIGMCMDNVPYVVPMNFAYHDNALYLHAAREGKKLDMMAENPHVCFEMEYKTEVSPASTSCNWSMKYYSIIGWGNVSLVTDAEDKARAINLLMEKYAGEVKDSYTDTILDKVAIIRIEITGMTGKFSGYSC from the coding sequence ATGAGAAGAGCTGAAAAAATGATTGCTGATGATGAAATTATCATGACAATTCTCAATGAAACTATAGTATGCAGGATTGGCATGTGCATGGACAATGTTCCATATGTTGTGCCAATGAATTTTGCATACCACGACAATGCTCTTTATCTGCATGCAGCCAGGGAAGGTAAGAAGCTTGATATGATGGCTGAGAATCCCCATGTTTGTTTTGAGATGGAATATAAGACGGAGGTCTCTCCTGCTTCTACAAGCTGCAACTGGAGTATGAAGTATTACAGTATTATTGGATGGGGAAATGTTTCTCTTGTTACAGATGCGGAAGATAAGGCCAGAGCTATTAATCTGTTAATGGAAAAGTATGCAGGGGAAGTTAAAGATTCCTATACTGATACGATACTTGACAAGGTTGCCATAATCAGGATAGAAATCACCGGGATGACAGGTAAATTTTCAGGATACTCGTGCTAA
- a CDS encoding 30S ribosomal protein S19e codes for MTTVYDVPATEFIAKVAEKLKENDKVNPPEWATYVKTGVHKQLPPIETEWWYTRCAAVLRTVYTQGPIGVERMRSVYGGKKNRGVAPGKKAKGSGAIARTVLQQLEEAGFVRTLKSGRVVSPQGQSMLDNVAYEVKQDLVESIPGLAKY; via the coding sequence ATGACAACTGTATATGACGTTCCTGCAACCGAGTTTATAGCAAAGGTAGCAGAAAAGTTGAAAGAGAACGATAAAGTAAATCCACCTGAGTGGGCAACATACGTAAAGACAGGTGTGCACAAGCAACTTCCACCAATTGAAACAGAATGGTGGTACACAAGATGTGCAGCAGTGCTTAGAACTGTATATACCCAGGGCCCAATTGGTGTTGAGAGAATGAGATCTGTTTATGGAGGAAAGAAAAACAGAGGCGTTGCTCCAGGCAAGAAAGCAAAGGGCAGCGGTGCTATTGCAAGAACTGTTCTTCAGCAGCTTGAGGAAGCAGGTTTTGTACGCACTCTCAAGAGCGGTCGTGTGGTATCCCCACAGGGACAGTCCATGCTTGACAATGTTGCATACGAGGTAAAACAGGACCTTGTGGAAAGTATTCCCGGTCTTGCTAAATACTGA
- a CDS encoding Dabb family protein produces the protein MLKHIVMWKLKDSAEGNSKEENAKLMKEKLEALKGVVPEIDFIEVGFNVVPSPAAYDVTLYCEFKDETALKTYQAHPEHVKVAEFVGKINDNRVVVDYLV, from the coding sequence ATGTTAAAACATATAGTTATGTGGAAGTTGAAAGATAGTGCAGAAGGTAATAGCAAGGAAGAGAACGCAAAACTCATGAAGGAGAAGCTTGAGGCTCTCAAAGGCGTTGTACCTGAGATCGACTTTATAGAGGTTGGATTTAATGTTGTTCCATCTCCTGCTGCTTACGATGTAACTCTCTACTGTGAGTTCAAGGATGAAACTGCTCTTAAGACGTACCAGGCACACCCTGAGCATGTAAAGGTTGCAGAGTTCGTTGGAAAGATAAACGACAACAGGGTTGTTGTTGATTATCTGGTATAA
- a CDS encoding TrkA C-terminal domain-containing protein: protein MSPKEIRYTPRNLKDLLTEMKDTSELMVDLAYSAMVYDDEDIAEEVIRLEGKMDTLDYHMKIAAMLSTRRVEEAEEMSGVLQVARASENIANAAGDIAQIVVRNVGIPMELKLAMREAEETISRATVSEDSKLAGMNLEDIELDTEAGMWIIAIRRNDEWIYDPNHATRIRPDDVLFARGHDEGVPLFIELVTNRKYVPRTMEHERFLIDLERAVDIIVEMKNMGELSVGLGYSAVLFDNEDIAHEVKALESEMDSMKHELQHWVLETAKHVPDVNILRGLLQLANSAEAISDAAYTIADTVLRDIDLHPIITIAVRESDEVITKLVVQDCSPIVEKNFGQLKMETETGVHVMAIKREDKWVYRPNKRTIVKAGDILIARGSRTGEEALFEMCACLLDKNES, encoded by the coding sequence ATGAGTCCCAAGGAAATCAGGTACACTCCGCGTAATCTCAAGGACCTCCTTACAGAGATGAAGGATACATCCGAACTCATGGTGGACCTGGCGTATTCAGCCATGGTCTATGATGACGAGGATATTGCAGAAGAGGTAATTCGCCTAGAAGGAAAGATGGATACACTTGACTATCACATGAAAATAGCTGCCATGCTCAGCACAAGGCGTGTTGAAGAAGCAGAGGAAATGTCAGGTGTGCTTCAGGTTGCACGTGCATCCGAGAACATTGCAAACGCAGCAGGAGACATTGCCCAGATCGTTGTCAGAAATGTAGGTATCCCCATGGAACTTAAACTGGCAATGAGGGAAGCTGAAGAAACCATCTCAAGAGCAACGGTTAGTGAAGATTCAAAACTTGCAGGCATGAACCTGGAAGATATTGAACTTGACACTGAGGCCGGAATGTGGATCATTGCAATACGTCGAAATGATGAGTGGATATACGATCCGAACCATGCAACCCGTATAAGGCCGGATGATGTTCTCTTTGCCAGAGGACACGATGAAGGTGTACCGCTTTTCATAGAGCTTGTGACAAACCGCAAATATGTCCCCCGGACTATGGAACATGAACGTTTCCTGATAGACCTTGAAAGAGCTGTTGATATTATCGTGGAAATGAAGAACATGGGAGAACTTTCTGTTGGACTTGGGTATTCGGCAGTGCTTTTTGATAATGAGGATATTGCCCATGAGGTCAAAGCACTTGAATCTGAAATGGACAGCATGAAACATGAACTCCAGCACTGGGTTCTTGAAACTGCAAAACATGTGCCTGATGTTAATATTCTCAGGGGACTGCTTCAGCTTGCAAACTCTGCAGAGGCTATTTCAGATGCAGCATACACTATTGCAGACACAGTTCTGAGAGATATTGACCTGCATCCGATTATTACAATAGCTGTAAGGGAATCAGATGAAGTTATAACTAAACTGGTAGTTCAGGACTGCTCACCTATTGTTGAGAAAAACTTCGGACAGCTAAAAATGGAAACCGAGACCGGTGTTCATGTAATGGCAATCAAAAGAGAAGATAAATGGGTCTACAGACCAAATAAAAGAACTATTGTAAAAGCAGGAGACATCCTCATAGCCAGAGGATCCCGTACAGGCGAAGAAGCATTGTTTGAAATGTGTGCCTGCCTATTAGATAAAAATGAATCCTGA
- a CDS encoding magnesium transporter — MAHDTGDEDEDYEIEVVEEYIGDYGSVRSIVREALPFELMATVGGVISGLILSGMSNELELIPGLIVITPAVLGMRGNISCTLGSRLGSAIHMGLITKIDRNPELINNVSGSLLLSFIMSVILGIAGHIITIALGMQSAGAITLTLIAVLAGVSSGLILSVVAVLLALGMFRFGFDPDNVVTPAIATIGDIVSMVMIFMAAKVVLLI; from the coding sequence ATGGCTCACGATACAGGTGACGAAGACGAAGATTATGAAATAGAAGTCGTCGAGGAATACATAGGAGATTACGGAAGTGTACGCTCCATAGTGCGTGAGGCGTTGCCATTTGAACTCATGGCGACAGTAGGAGGAGTCATCTCCGGTCTGATCCTTTCAGGAATGAGCAACGAACTGGAACTCATTCCCGGACTTATTGTGATAACACCGGCAGTACTGGGAATGAGAGGAAACATCTCATGTACCCTCGGATCACGTCTTGGAAGTGCCATACACATGGGTCTTATTACAAAAATAGACCGAAATCCCGAACTCATTAATAACGTATCAGGATCTCTTCTTCTAAGTTTTATAATGTCGGTGATTCTCGGAATTGCCGGCCACATAATAACAATTGCACTTGGAATGCAAAGTGCAGGTGCAATAACCCTTACACTTATAGCAGTCCTGGCAGGAGTTTCCTCAGGACTCATTCTTTCAGTTGTTGCAGTGCTTCTTGCACTGGGAATGTTCCGTTTTGGATTTGACCCGGACAACGTTGTGACACCAGCAATTGCCACTATCGGCGACATAGTATCCATGGTGATGATCTTTATGGCTGCAAAGGTGGTGCTTTTGATATGA
- a CDS encoding ribonuclease III domain-containing protein has protein sequence MLDNTDTFSDIELILGYNFRDRNFLEQALITKAYSNEHPCKDQSEFQTIGDAVIKLVLTEFMMENGHKTGASITPERVELEKKEGLAETARRLGINPYIVLGEGQKKQNHGDSDHVLAETLEAIAGAMYYDGGFDNTKDVMKKWFS, from the coding sequence ATGCTTGACAATACAGATACATTTTCTGATATTGAACTGATTTTGGGTTACAATTTCAGAGACAGGAACTTCTTGGAGCAAGCACTTATTACTAAAGCTTACTCCAATGAACATCCTTGTAAGGATCAAAGTGAATTTCAAACAATTGGAGATGCAGTTATAAAGCTTGTTTTAACTGAATTTATGATGGAAAATGGTCATAAAACAGGAGCATCAATAACGCCTGAAAGAGTGGAACTCGAGAAAAAGGAAGGACTTGCTGAGACAGCCAGAAGACTTGGTATTAATCCTTATATAGTGCTTGGTGAAGGACAAAAAAAGCAAAATCATGGAGATAGTGATCATGTACTTGCCGAGACATTAGAAGCAATTGCTGGTGCTATGTATTATGATGGAGGATTTGACAACACCAAAGATGTAATGAAAAAATGGTTTAGTTAA
- a CDS encoding magnesium transporter, with translation MSYYTVKGIVGRGFPILLVTSIIGIFSGQILNIEIDKIVSMPIILVLIPALIKIGGDTGSMLGARLSSSFHMGLGSHLHRNPVVRNSVYAALIVGLAACIFVSITVWIAGMLFDMKIAFFTLLTLCLLAGTFELLTVFSATIAIAFASHRFGVDPDDTVIPLIATLGDLIGVSGIFIAMHILNLI, from the coding sequence ATGAGCTACTACACGGTCAAAGGCATTGTAGGTAGAGGATTCCCGATTCTTCTGGTAACATCTATCATAGGTATATTCTCAGGCCAGATACTTAATATAGAGATTGACAAAATCGTATCAATGCCAATAATCCTGGTTCTGATCCCGGCACTCATTAAGATTGGTGGAGATACCGGCAGCATGCTTGGGGCAAGACTTTCCTCATCCTTCCACATGGGTCTTGGAAGTCACCTGCACAGGAACCCGGTTGTCCGAAACAGTGTTTACGCTGCTCTTATAGTTGGTCTGGCTGCATGCATCTTTGTGAGTATCACAGTCTGGATTGCCGGAATGTTATTTGACATGAAAATCGCATTCTTCACGCTTCTGACACTCTGTCTTCTTGCAGGTACTTTTGAACTGCTGACTGTATTTTCAGCCACAATTGCCATTGCATTTGCATCACACAGATTCGGAGTTGACCCCGATGATACTGTAATTCCACTTATTGCTACGCTTGGCGACCTGATTGGTGTCAGCGGAATATTCATAGCAATGCACATACTAAACCTGATATAA
- the rpiA gene encoding ribose-5-phosphate isomerase RpiA, which yields MKERNPTGESPEKKAAGIAAADLVQDGMVVGLGTGSTTAYTIAELGRRVDEGLDILAVVTSYQSEMLAIQAGITLTSLAEHPNLDIAIDGADQIDKGLNVIKGGGAAHTREKVVSRSAERFVVVADESKYSEQLNHYVPLEVLPYAKEYVSQQVRKIGGTPELRLASRKDGPVISDNGNFIIDASIGVIENPVVIAAILSQIAGVVEHGIFTNADEVYIGKKDGSVEIMA from the coding sequence ATGAAAGAAAGAAATCCAACAGGAGAAAGTCCTGAGAAGAAAGCTGCAGGAATTGCAGCAGCTGACCTTGTGCAGGATGGCATGGTTGTCGGTCTTGGCACCGGTTCCACCACAGCCTACACAATAGCCGAGCTCGGCAGGCGTGTAGATGAAGGTCTTGATATCCTTGCAGTTGTAACATCATACCAGTCAGAGATGCTCGCAATACAGGCAGGAATTACACTCACATCACTTGCAGAACATCCAAACCTTGACATCGCCATTGACGGTGCAGACCAGATAGATAAAGGTCTGAATGTCATCAAAGGCGGCGGTGCAGCACACACACGTGAGAAGGTTGTTTCACGTTCTGCAGAGCGCTTTGTTGTTGTAGCAGACGAATCAAAATACAGCGAGCAGCTCAATCACTATGTGCCTCTGGAAGTACTTCCATATGCAAAGGAGTATGTTTCACAACAGGTACGCAAAATAGGTGGAACACCAGAACTTCGTCTTGCATCAAGAAAGGACGGTCCTGTAATATCTGATAACGGCAATTTCATAATCGACGCAAGTATTGGCGTAATTGAGAATCCTGTAGTAATAGCAGCTATTCTCTCACAGATTGCCGGAGTTGTGGAACACGGCATCTTTACCAATGCGGACGAGGTCTACATAGGTAAGAAAGACGGTTCAGTAGAAATAATGGCCTGA
- a CDS encoding serpin family protein, with protein MNCNQIIQIVALCFLFLLCIGCIDGDTASETGAVDKDSTMYAYSADEYNIATANNAFAFDFYSNITKEENLVFSPYSIFTAMAICYDGAENSTKEQIAQVFNYPLNKPVLEATSKNMMDTINSDDDNYDLNTANALWVRKEYPLNQDFAKNSKEYYGGNVTNLDFGGEPGESRVIINEWVASKTNDKIKDLIPEDLITGSTAIIMTNAVYFQGKWMNEFDTTNTERGIFYTSSNNDGIPVDMMFIQENFNYGEYEHAKIVELPYKGNDLCMYIVLPEENNIEEFEDIFTLSDYDTLKSSMEPQLVHTYLPRFKIDTKTELPDTLKNMGIVDAFDGNLANFSGMYDAQLVPEDYNLWLDDVIHQSYINVHEEGTEAAASTAIEAVDSISLEPEQVLEFKADHPFMFFIEDKRTGCILFMGKVGNPEY; from the coding sequence ATGAATTGTAATCAAATTATACAAATTGTAGCACTTTGTTTTCTTTTTTTATTATGCATCGGCTGCATCGATGGTGACACTGCCTCCGAAACGGGTGCTGTAGATAAAGATTCAACAATGTATGCATATTCGGCTGATGAATACAATATTGCAACTGCAAATAATGCATTTGCTTTTGATTTCTATTCAAATATCACAAAAGAAGAGAATCTGGTATTTTCCCCATACAGCATTTTTACTGCAATGGCCATCTGTTATGATGGTGCTGAGAACTCTACTAAAGAACAAATAGCGCAGGTATTCAATTATCCATTGAATAAACCTGTTCTTGAAGCCACTTCAAAAAATATGATGGATACTATCAATTCAGATGATGATAACTATGATTTAAATACTGCAAATGCCCTCTGGGTTCGCAAAGAGTATCCTTTGAATCAGGATTTTGCAAAGAATTCAAAAGAATACTATGGAGGAAATGTAACAAATCTTGATTTCGGAGGTGAGCCGGGAGAATCCAGAGTAATAATCAATGAATGGGTTGCTTCGAAAACAAACGACAAAATCAAAGATTTGATTCCAGAAGACCTGATAACCGGGAGTACGGCTATAATTATGACAAATGCAGTTTACTTTCAAGGAAAATGGATGAATGAATTTGATACAACAAACACTGAAAGAGGAATTTTTTATACTTCCTCAAACAACGATGGAATTCCTGTGGATATGATGTTTATTCAGGAGAATTTCAATTATGGAGAATATGAACATGCAAAGATTGTTGAACTGCCGTACAAAGGTAATGATTTATGTATGTATATTGTGCTTCCTGAAGAAAATAACATCGAAGAATTTGAAGACATTTTCACTCTTTCTGATTATGATACGCTTAAATCTTCTATGGAGCCTCAACTGGTGCATACCTACTTACCCAGATTCAAGATTGATACAAAAACCGAATTGCCGGACACATTGAAGAACATGGGAATTGTGGATGCATTTGATGGAAACCTAGCAAATTTCTCAGGTATGTATGATGCTCAGTTGGTTCCAGAGGATTATAATCTATGGCTGGATGATGTGATCCACCAGTCATACATTAATGTACATGAAGAAGGAACGGAAGCTGCTGCTTCTACGGCGATTGAGGCAGTTGACTCTATATCATTGGAACCAGAGCAGGTGTTGGAATTCAAAGCTGATCATCCTTTCATGTTCTTCATTGAGGATAAACGGACAGGATGCATACTCTTCATGGGAAAAGTTGGGAATCCTGAGTATTAA
- the aspS gene encoding aspartate--tRNA(Asn) ligase, giving the protein MTLANLRTHYASQIKTEELGDQKVTVAGWVHEVRDLGGICFVVVRDRTGKSQITLVKKKTDPELLDKARKLVRESVVSATGSVKPEGKAPNGYELIPDEITLLNEADSPLPMDTTGKVEAELDTRLDSRFIDLRRERTTAIFKVRHEVLRAVRGYLTDNGFIETSSPKVVATATEGGTSLFPITYFDREAFLNQSPQLFKQILMSGGLDRVFEIGPIFRAEEHDTRRHLNEATSIDIEASFCDHFDVMEVLEEMVAYVYEQVIENASDSLAVLDVELKVPQVPFKRVTYDEAIEIVNANTDEMLNWGDDLGTAAEHTIGEYVFKETGESHYFIIDWPTEIKPFYAMPYEDNPVLSKGFDMMHRTMELSSGAQRIHIPELLIERIESQGLDPDGFEFYLKAFKYGMPPHAGWGIGCERLVMTMLGTENIRDVVLFPRDRRRLSP; this is encoded by the coding sequence ATGACATTAGCAAATCTCAGGACACACTATGCGTCACAGATCAAAACCGAGGAACTCGGTGACCAGAAGGTTACCGTGGCAGGATGGGTTCACGAGGTCCGTGACCTTGGTGGAATTTGTTTTGTTGTGGTCAGGGACCGTACAGGCAAATCCCAGATCACACTGGTGAAAAAGAAGACCGACCCGGAGCTTCTGGACAAGGCAAGAAAGCTTGTAAGGGAATCCGTTGTTTCAGCAACAGGAAGTGTAAAACCGGAAGGAAAGGCACCAAACGGTTACGAACTCATTCCAGATGAGATAACACTCCTCAACGAGGCAGACTCACCACTTCCAATGGACACAACCGGAAAGGTAGAAGCAGAACTTGACACCCGTCTTGATTCAAGGTTCATTGACCTCAGACGTGAGAGGACAACGGCAATATTCAAGGTAAGACACGAAGTCCTCAGGGCAGTCAGAGGTTACCTTACAGACAACGGTTTCATTGAGACTTCCAGTCCAAAAGTAGTAGCAACAGCAACAGAAGGTGGAACATCACTCTTCCCGATCACATACTTTGACAGGGAAGCATTCCTTAACCAGAGTCCACAGCTCTTCAAGCAGATTCTCATGTCAGGCGGGCTTGACAGGGTATTTGAGATCGGTCCAATTTTCAGGGCAGAGGAACACGACACCCGCAGGCACCTAAACGAAGCAACATCTATTGATATCGAAGCAAGTTTCTGTGACCATTTCGATGTAATGGAAGTTCTTGAGGAAATGGTTGCCTACGTCTACGAACAGGTAATTGAGAACGCATCTGATTCACTTGCAGTGCTTGATGTAGAACTTAAGGTCCCACAGGTGCCATTTAAGAGAGTCACCTATGACGAGGCTATTGAGATCGTCAACGCAAACACAGATGAGATGCTTAACTGGGGAGATGACCTTGGTACAGCCGCCGAACACACAATCGGTGAATATGTATTCAAGGAAACAGGGGAATCGCATTACTTTATCATTGACTGGCCAACAGAGATCAAGCCATTCTATGCGATGCCATACGAGGATAACCCGGTCCTGTCAAAAGGATTCGATATGATGCACAGGACAATGGAACTTTCATCCGGTGCACAGCGTATCCACATTCCTGAACTTCTCATTGAGAGAATCGAATCACAGGGTCTTGACCCTGATGGGTTCGAGTTCTATCTCAAGGCTTTCAAATACGGCATGCCACCACACGCAGGATGGGGTATCGGTTGCGAAAGGCTTGTTATGACAATGCTGGGTACTGAAAACATCCGTGATGTCGTACTCTTCCCAAGGGACAGGCGCAGACTTTCCCCATAA
- a CDS encoding adenylosuccinate synthase translates to MFTIITGAQFGDEGKGKIVDLISGNYDLVVRFQGGNNAGHTVKVGEDVYKLHLIPSGFLLDSRVLIGPGTVVNPEVLAEELDMLAEGGIDLDATRVGVDAKASIIMPYHIELDGLRESQRTEKIGTTKRGIGFAYIDKVARDEIRMGDLVDKEKFLKRLEDLAASKEAAIKELDGDPSIVMDQELIGRYVKLGERFASYVTDVSYEVNKALDEGRNVLAEGAQGTHLDVIHGTQKFVTSSCTISGSACANIGVGPTRVDEVLAIVKAYITRVGEGPLPTELFDETGHQIQDVGGEFGTTTGRSRRCGWFDLPLLKKAIYLNGYTSIALTKLDVLSNLDPVRVCVAYELDGMTIDYPPEDTSELAECKPIYEDLPGWDSDLTGVKEFSDLPQAAQDYVTYLEEKMGVKIDYISVGPAREQTFRK, encoded by the coding sequence ATGTTTACTATTATTACTGGTGCTCAATTCGGCGATGAAGGTAAAGGCAAAATAGTTGACCTTATATCCGGTAACTATGATCTGGTTGTCCGTTTCCAGGGCGGGAACAATGCAGGACACACTGTTAAAGTAGGTGAGGACGTATACAAGCTTCACCTTATTCCATCTGGTTTTCTTTTAGATTCAAGGGTATTAATAGGTCCGGGAACTGTTGTGAACCCTGAAGTACTGGCAGAAGAGCTTGATATGCTTGCAGAAGGTGGCATAGATTTGGACGCAACAAGAGTTGGTGTTGATGCCAAAGCCAGTATTATAATGCCATATCACATTGAACTGGATGGCTTGAGAGAGTCACAGAGGACCGAGAAGATCGGCACAACAAAACGCGGCATTGGTTTTGCATATATTGACAAGGTTGCCAGGGATGAGATTCGCATGGGTGACCTTGTGGATAAGGAAAAATTCCTTAAAAGACTTGAAGATCTGGCTGCATCAAAAGAAGCAGCTATAAAGGAGCTTGATGGCGATCCTTCTATAGTTATGGATCAGGAGCTCATTGGCAGGTATGTAAAGCTTGGTGAGCGTTTTGCTTCTTATGTAACTGATGTTTCCTACGAGGTAAACAAGGCACTGGATGAAGGCAGGAATGTCCTTGCTGAAGGTGCACAGGGTACTCACCTCGATGTAATTCATGGTACCCAGAAGTTTGTAACTTCTTCATGTACAATCTCAGGTTCTGCATGTGCCAATATTGGTGTTGGACCTACAAGGGTTGATGAAGTACTGGCAATTGTCAAAGCATATATCACAAGGGTTGGCGAAGGTCCGTTACCTACTGAACTCTTTGATGAAACAGGTCATCAGATACAGGATGTTGGTGGCGAGTTTGGCACCACTACCGGCAGATCAAGAAGATGTGGATGGTTCGACCTTCCATTACTTAAAAAGGCTATATACCTTAATGGTTACACATCCATTGCACTTACTAAACTTGATGTTCTATCCAATCTTGATCCTGTAAGAGTTTGTGTTGCTTATGAACTGGATGGAATGACAATTGATTATCCGCCAGAAGATACTTCAGAACTTGCAGAATGTAAGCCGATCTATGAGGATCTTCCAGGATGGGACAGTGATCTTACAGGTGTAAAGGAATTCAGCGATCTTCCACAGGCAGCCCAGGACTATGTGACTTATCTTGAAGAAAAGATGGGTGTAAAGATAGATTATATTTCTGTAGGTCCTGCAAGGGAGCAGACCTTCAGAAAGTAG